A DNA window from Terriglobales bacterium contains the following coding sequences:
- the dxr gene encoding 1-deoxy-D-xylulose-5-phosphate reductoisomerase, whose amino-acid sequence MKRLAILGSTGSIGRSTLSVVESNPERFSVATLAAGGNVDAAFEQAQRWRPRVVSMAAEADADKLRGKLKTAGLADIEVMSGAAGSVRVATHPEADFVVSAIVGVAGLEATYQAVKAGKTVGLANKECLVAAGELITAEAKKQGKPLLPIDSEHNALHQCLRGGEAKEVERIWLTASGGPFLNTPAKDFDSITVEQALNHPTWKMGKRITIDSATLMNKGFEVIEACRLFDLPPGKVSVMVHPQSTIHSMVEFV is encoded by the coding sequence TCCATCGGACGCAGCACGCTCAGCGTGGTGGAGTCGAATCCTGAGCGCTTCTCCGTGGCTACCCTCGCCGCGGGCGGCAATGTGGACGCAGCCTTCGAGCAGGCCCAGCGCTGGCGGCCGCGCGTGGTTTCGATGGCCGCCGAGGCCGACGCCGACAAGCTCCGAGGCAAGCTGAAGACCGCCGGGCTCGCCGACATTGAAGTGATGAGCGGGGCCGCCGGCTCCGTCCGCGTGGCCACTCATCCGGAAGCCGACTTCGTGGTCAGCGCCATCGTCGGCGTGGCGGGTTTGGAAGCGACTTACCAAGCCGTCAAAGCGGGCAAGACGGTCGGCCTGGCCAACAAGGAATGCCTGGTCGCGGCGGGCGAACTGATCACGGCGGAAGCGAAGAAGCAGGGCAAGCCGCTGCTGCCCATCGACAGCGAGCACAACGCGCTGCATCAGTGTCTGCGCGGCGGAGAGGCCAAGGAAGTCGAGCGCATCTGGCTGACCGCCTCGGGCGGGCCCTTCCTCAACACTCCCGCGAAGGACTTCGACTCCATCACCGTAGAGCAGGCGCTCAACCATCCCACATGGAAGATGGGAAAGCGCATCACCATCGACTCGGCCACGCTGATGAACAAGGGCTTCGAGGTCATCGAAGCCTGCCGGCTCTTCGACCTGCCGCCCGGCAAGGTGAGCGTGATGGTGCACCCGCAGTCCACCATCCACTCCATGGTCGAGTTCGTG